From the genome of Oryza glaberrima chromosome 1, OglaRS2, whole genome shotgun sequence:
taaaatttgttattgtgttttACAAAGCATGAGAATGGATAGAATTAACATCTTTCAGCAGGACCAAGATGTAGGTTTTTGCCATAGTTGCTGGCCACCTCTATTCACTACAGATTTTACTTGCCATGATAATTGCAATTCCAAATTCAGGCATAGAGGCAACTATAGCACATTGATGACTTAATACATTGGATAAGCAAGAGTATACTACGAATTTTAAAGGCCAACCTGTTTCTCAAGCTCCTCCATTACATCTTCAAACAGATCTTTTGGCATTGAACCACTTATGTTCGAGGCCACAGCCAAGTACACAGAGGAATCTTTAACCTGTAAATCGATAATTTTATgaatcaagaaaaaaattgttgtCATTTTAATCGTATTTATAAAAGGTCGATTTCAATGACCTGGGCACAGTAATCACGCCAACGAGTTTTTGCAGTAAGCATTCCTTCAGCTACATGTTCTTCCAACATCTTGCGAAATTCATCACGATTTTTGCGCTCTTGCCTCCTTACTTGTTCCTGACAGAATTGACTTATATTAAACATCCATAGTGGTTCAAGAcatcgaacaaaaaaaaaaagaagtgaacGTTATGTGACCAAAAAAACCTTATGTATCCGCTTgtgctcttcctcttctttctccaGATCCCTTATATACTCCTGGATTGCACAGAAATGCATAGTTGAAGCACAAAATAAAGAAAGTCACTGCAgatctaaaaaaatactaacttGGAAAATCTCCAGTCGATCGATCTTTTCAAGTCGGGAACAGCGTTCATCATCCTCAAGACGTTCTTGAACTTTTCTCCACTGGGTACTTGTCTGCAGCacagaaatatatatgtttctcATTGATGAAGCTGTTTGCATACTAATTGACTAAACAGTTAATAGGAGTAGTAATGAAACAACCTTTATGAATTCACATGACTCGAGAAAAGCTCTATATTCTGCTATGTGCCTTTTGTGCTCTTCAGCAGCCCTGGCTCTTTCCTATAACAGGATGATCGTTAGATACTTAGATCTTGATCATACAGTCAAGTCATGCCAGAAAAATCTCTAGTTTTGTTCTTAGACATACTAAAAAAACTAAGAAATTGCAGAATAAGATTCCCAAAAGTGTATTCTACAAACAGATAAGCGCAACaccaattaaaatttaaaagggGAACAGAATTTCAATAAGACAGAACCTTCTTCTGTAGTTCCATAAGATAGCTCTCAAATAAGTCTTCACGCTCCCTTGGACGCTCAACAGCACTAAACCGTTCATCATCCTCAAACATAGTTATTGCTTTACTGCATAACATTGAACACGAACAAACATAAGGCATCCTCCAGCACCCCCACAAAAAGTTACAATGTAAACAGCAACTAGAAACTAACAGTTTGGTAAACAAAATTGCATCGAACTATCACAGGACTGTTATTATGTATGAATAGAAGCTTGAAGTCAGTGGCGCATACCTCCATCTTGTTGATGAAGTAAGCTCCTTAGATTCCTAAAACACATAGCAGAAAGTAAAATAGTCAGTATAGTCAAGAGAAATGAGTGTTAGTAAGGGACATAACATGAGTTAGATATCTTACTTCTAGCATAGCTAAAAAATCATCACGTGCCTTCCGCTGTTTGATACGTCTTTCTTCTGCTTCAAGCTTTTTCCTCTGGTTTAGATACTGCAAAAACAAATAGGCCTGGCTTCAGTGAACCACTAAGTGAAgaataaaacaatgcaatagaAGACTTCAACATTCCATGTAATTGCTAAGACAGATTCTAGCTCGTACAACAAAGAGCTAACCTCATTAAAAGCTTGCTTCCTCTCCCCAAGAGTTTTGAGGGCACCATACCTTTTGTCATTTATGATGACCCTCATAGCCTAGACATATTATATCAGTGTCAAGCAATTCATTAATTGATATCGATTCAAGTAAAGTTACATACCTGATCCCATGTCCAATCAGACTCAACATTTGATGATTCAAGCAGAGCTTTGAACGCATTTTTAGCTTCCTATAAGTCAAAAGAAAAGTGTACCTATATGAGCTTAAAACTTGAAATGCACAGTCAATTCTTAATATGTGCAAGTTTCCCTTACCAACTTATTAGCATAGGTCACAGGTTCTTCTTCACTAGTTTTGTCTTCTACTGGAGTAACATTGATCTTCCCTGGAACTGCCATGGTCTTTTTGGCCTCCTACAGAGAATATAAGCAGCATAAATGTACAGGTATACACATAAAAACACATACATACAGACagacacacaaacacacaaacaCGAGAGTGAGATATATCAAATGCAAATGTGTAGGCACTTAGAAGAGCACAACTGTGACCGTCGGCATAGCCCAACCCTAAGTAGGCCTAAATTTCTTCTAAGGAATTAAACTCAAATTGACATGCTTCTGTCACCACTCACTATTCCCtacgtcccaaaatatagctaccctTGTAGTTCACTGAGGGAGTAGGCAGGATGATTTCCTTATCCCAACTCATGCTAACCCCAGAAAAAATATCCAAGACTTGAAATGAAAGAATAAAGATGTAGCAAATGATATTTCTCTATttggagtaaatttcacaaaattacagataTTGACCAAGCTAtcgtaaaactatagatttaatactaaatttatcacaaaactacagatttaaggtggagtattgcaaaactacagatttagtaacaaagttatcacaaaactacaagtttagcgcatatttaatcacaaaacttggacgtttataactcaaacataacatTAGTATTAAGGATTTAAACCATAAAATCTTTAGTTTTGTgacaattttattattaaacctgtagttttgcgatacttagtcttaaacctgtagttttgtgataaatttattgttaaatctgtagttttgtgatatatatcaccttaaatcaatagttttgcgataatttggacaaagtatctgtagttttgtgaaattttgcaTATTTTCTTTTCGTATTAAACAAAGCATACATATCCATGTAAGGAAAAAAATCAGTGTTTGCTTCCATCCGAATTGAGTCACACCTTGGGATTTGTATTACAGCAATTCTTGTACAATTGTCCACCCTAACATACGTTCCAAGTAAGAAGTAGCATGTATCATGGCAATATTGCACAGGATGGTGATAATAGATATTTTCAACTGAAAATTCACCAGTGTGGGAATAATGCTCAGACTATTAAGCTACTTAACATGTAGAATATATCCAATCAATCCTAGGAATCACAGATAAACGATACTGTTACGGCAATACGGGGATacgaaatttttgaaaaatgtgGATACAGCAAGTATACACATATTTCAAAGCAGGAAAAATATGGAGATGATATGATATTGAGATTACATTGTTAAAATTacaagcaatggcatgagaaaatAAGTGGTACATTTTTCTTACAATCTCATACTTTATTAGGTTCTTAAATGACTATTGACTCCCATAGAAGTATCGGTGTTACCAGAGTACAGGATTTATCAGACGTAAGTTCACAGTAATTTTGAAGGACCAGAACATATGTTTCACATTAATTTTGAAGCACCAAACCAGCTTGAGCTATCCTAGGGGATCTTTAGTTTCTTTCACGAGATTACTTGTTCAGATAAgattttgtttctttcaaaTATTTGAGATTAAATAAGACTGTTAGTGCCTCTCTCATCTCTTTTCATGAGGATTTGGCACAGTTTTGAAATCAATGAAAGACAAGCTAATCTATCGCCTAACTCCCATTTTCTCTAGTGTCTACTCTCCCCTGCCCATCATTCAACAACATAGCTCCAGGCAGAAGAGGTCATAACTCAATTATCATACACTTGCAAATATTAAGAACTCAAACTATAAGTCTAGAACCCTGTGAGAGGACACCACATGTACCTCCAATTCTTCAGCAGATGCTCCATTTTGAGTGTCAGCAGTGCTAGCTAGAGATGGGTATTCGTTATTGGCTCTGAACAAATCATATAACAACTATATTAGCAACATTTaagtggtgactggtgaggaAGCATTGAGTAAACCATCGACAGTTACCTGCTAATCCCTGCATCACTTGCAACTGATGGAATTTCTGTGCTTATAACAGGAGTAACAACGGTACTTGGACCACCATTTTGCATGGCAGTATTAGATGAACTGGAGGTGTTCTCCATATTGTGCGAAGGGCCAGCACCAGGAGGAACAGAGTTCGCTGCTGCATCAAGTGTACTTGGAGCACCCATAATCGTTGTGGAGGACTGGTTAGCAGGTACAGAAGAAGGTTCCACAGAGTTTGAAGTGGGTCCAGAAGGAGCACCAGCAGTTGTTTCCGTTTCTTGATCAGGGCGTGGATTTGACGCCTTCTCTGCTAATTCACGCGCAATCtaaaagggaagaaaaaatTGTTTATAGATATACAACAATATTcaataaacaaatataaaatcaaACATCAAAGAAGGCTGGCAAACCTTTAACTCATCTGGAATCGTCCATTTGGATTGCTTTGTCACCTTATTGTAATAGTACCTGGAATGACAGAATAATAAGAACCGGCAAGAAAGTGATTTGTTTAACTTCATACAGATGTGATAGCATGTGTTCCATCAAGAACTTACTTTCGACCCTCTTGTGTAGTAAATTCTTTCCATTCAGTAGAGGCATCAGCTCTCTGTTacatcaaaaaataaataattaagaacACGTAACTTTTAGCATAGCAAAGATGCAGAATCAAAGATAAAGTTGAAGTTGTAATACGCTAAACGTTCCATACATCATTTCAGTAAGAAACTAAGAACATGCATTGTCCTCTCGTGGAAAGAGTAAAGAGTTCATTCTGGAAATAGAAGTAGTCAATATAGTGATGAATTCCAATTCACCCCCTTTAGACTTTCAAGATGGTCCAAATTGAATAAACCCCTCAACTTTAAAATCCAGAGCAGTTTACAACCTGATGATGGAATTGGTAGTAGCAATACCAATCCAAATGGTGGCTATATCAGACAAGTCAGCAAAAGCCCATAAGCCATGAAAGGAAGTCATTGCACATATTCAGGAAATTCATGTAAAAATAAACACAAATCTCTCTTTGACTATTCCTCCTATATCTCCCCTCTTTCTATTAGATGGATTACCAATTAATTTAGCAACTTAAACTTAACAAGACCAAGATGCCATGTATGTGACCAACATGACAGTTGCTTAGGAAACCACAACCGAAGAGTGTTTAGTACTTCCTTTCAAAGTGGAGATGAGTCAGTAAGCAGTTTTGTAGTGCGTGTTAGGATATGGACTATTGTAAAGTAGATGGAAGTAGAACAGACCATTCCATAAATTTTAAGAGATAGACAGAACACCCTAAGGGAAATGTAACAAGTCATGACATGTTTagcatataaaaaattaaggtAACCGAAGAATATATCTACAAAAAGGTAAGTGTAGATGACATAAGCACACAGCACAACTAACCTCCAACGGTGTCATCAACTCAGCAGGTTTCTCCCAACTTGATTGCCTTGTCTTCTTATTATAGTAGTACCTTAAAAAGGAGAGAAATAGAGAAAGCAACCAAATAAGAATAAAGGTGAAAACTTGCGACACAACAAAAGATACTGAGCACCACCAGAAAGTTAATAACAAAAGGTAAGTAGGTAAAATGATTCAACTTACTTTTTCCCATCAGCTGAAGTGTGCTCTTGCCAGTCTGAAGAGCTAGTTTCGCTGGAATTGATCTGTTCATTTGCAAACTCAATTATTGCAAGGTAAGGATGTCATATTTGATAAAGCACAGTAGTAAACTTAATACAGAAAAATAAACTGATTCAGAAGAGATCAGTGATATTTACTGAAGGCATTGTAGCGGAAGATGACATCGGCTGATGCCCAGGCTGCACAAGAGGTACATTCTGACCTGGAGCTGTACCCCAAGATTGCACTATGGGAGGAGGAACAGATGATGGTTGATACTGCAGTGTAGCCTATACTAGTATCAGTAACTTATCGGCAAGGGGTGGCATTCAAGATCCGGCAATAGCTTTGTGAAATTAAATACATATATCAAATGAACAAATAGAATCCACAAAGTGCAAGGAAAAATAGGACTTGCCGTATAGGATGGAGGCGGTATAGGGCCTCCCATGGTGGGCATATGGCCTCCAGGGAATGTCGCTGGCGGCTGCAGAGGCCCAGATGACATAGGTCTAGCTGGCTGATAAGCCATAGGAACTGCTTGTGATGCAGGTGGAACTTGACCAGAGTGAGGCAAGTGCTGTGTAGGTTGCTGAAAATGTGGCATCTGACCTGGCATGCCAATATTAGCTCCTGGCATGGCCTGACCAACAGGTCGAAACTGCTGCCCCGGTTGCATGAACTGAGGAGGTTGTTGCTGATGAATCACCGGCCTAAACTGAAATTAGAGAACGAGATGACATATTAGGAATgtaaaatatgattaaaatgGTCCATGCTGTGGATAAAGGGGAAAATTCAATCTTCCAGTTTACCTGCATAGGCATCGGAGGTCCCAGATTTTGTGGTGGGACACTAGAGCCCATCATAGGGGGCCTAGATTGCtgcttgagagagagagaaagagagaaagaatggTAAAAAATTAGCACATCACACGACAAAAATCAAAACTTCACACTGAAAACTGCCATCCTTAAAACAACCAGACAACATTTACCTGCAGTGGCCCAGAAGGTTGCATATTACTTGCCATCAAAGCACATCAAAATGTGATGCGAAAAAGAGGAAACAAGTTTTTCCTAATACAGTGGCTGCCAAGTGACAAGGAAAGGAAGAAAATGACGGGTTAGGACATTAAATGCTTACGGATCGATCCTCTTCCGAAGATAACTGCAATATTTAACTAAACTCAATAACAAACTTGCTCTGCCAGCTGCACTTTGGCACAGTATTTAGACACAAATAACGCTGTGTTAGTATTTAGTAAACAGGGTAACGGATACCGGCTTTTGgatccttcctctccctccctctctcagcGACAGAAGCAAAAGAAGAGAACTTACCGTTACCATAAAAACAAACATGTCTTATATACATAGCCAATGAGCTAAAACTAGATATCAGTCCAGTGACCTACTAGCGGGTATAGATTAGACATTTGAACACAACTGGTCTCCTAAACCACATGCCCTCATATACATATCCATGAAAACAGATTTCAAATTTTATCTAAGcacgacccccccccccccaaaaaaaaaaaaaactaagggaGGATCGAATTATCAGAACAAAACCACGTCTCGTGTTCTGAAAAAAACTAGGGCAGGGACAGATGATTCCGCTAAATCCTAAAACAACTACCAGGAGCAAATCTATATGATGGATAAGGGCGATTGGTGCCTATCAACGAGAACAGCGAAACGAACAGAACTAGAAAAGCAGAGCTAGGGTTTCGTTACTCTTACCGCGGGGAAGGAAATCAATCCAGGTCCGGATCCGCGCCACTTCCAGTAGaacggaggacgacgacgacgccgtctCAACCACGGGAGAAGACCCACCCGAGAGAAGTAACCCCCCTTCGATTCGGGGTGGCAGCAGCGCCTCGGCGGAAGGAGACCTAGAGGGCGGAGCGGGttccggcggcgcggggcgaggGCGGCAAGGAGCCCGGCCTCGGCGCCCCCCCTGCGAGATTACGGttgccgcgcggcggcgcggggcgagAGACCAGTagcgagaagagagagagagagggagagatgcggcggcgctgTCTCcacacgccggcggcgagggcggtgtGGGGTGGGGTTGGGGTTTAGGGCAAAAAGGGGGTGCGGGCGCCGAGTCGGGCAAAGGGCGGGCGGGGTGGGGTTGGGGTCCCAAACCAACGGGTTACCGATACACACACCCCTTTCCTGTCTGGGACCGTGGGACGGCGCGGGGTATGTATGTGTCAATGTCATGTATTGTATCGGCGAGGGAGAGACGCTGCTTGGCGTTGGATGGATAATAGCAGGCACGCGACGGGAGTTTTTTGCTTTGGGCTTTCGGAGTCGCGTTCCTCGCCTCctagaaggaataagttcactccaggtccctcaatttgtcgccaAGTCTTGAAATTCGCCCCTGAACCGAAATATCAGGTGTACCTCGTCCCAACTCACAATACCATGCCAATTTTGGTCACTCGGCAGTAAAGTAGTTGTTTTTAGCTGACGTGATGAGTGGGACCCAAGTGGGCTTGTCAGCAGCCAACTCGTCTCCCTGTCCCTTTCCCTTTTCCGTCTCTTCCCATTTCTCAGATACTCAAGCATCGAGCAGGGTAGTCGGTGAGGAGGGGGTCGCATGCGATCTGTAGTGGTGAAGGGGAGGGACTTCCTCATCATCATGCGCGCCCCGACTGTGCACGGGGAGTCCACCCTGATCATGCTGAGCTGCACCTATCAGAGCATGGTCACCATGGAGACCGTCCACATGGGAGGCGACACGGGGATCGTCCCTCTCATGGTGGACCCCGTGAACTACGACGTGTTACGGAAGGTCGAGTAGGAGCTACACCATGTCTAGGCCACGGAGGACATGGTGGTCATGCGCACCGCCACCGAGCAGAGCAACTTCAAGCTGGTTGTTGCCGTCCTCGACAAGCGTCATGGCGTGCTCAAGTCACGCGCGGAGGAGCTATACGACAAACCGCGGTCCGTGACGTAGGCAGCCGAGCTAAGGGAGATGCAGGACAGGGTGGTGATGCGTCAGGAGATAGAGGACTTTGGTAGGGGCTTAATGTGTGAGAAAAGGGATGGGAAAAGGTGGAGGAATGGGTTCACCTCGACGAGGCGGAGTTGGTGGCGCGAGGTTTGGCCAGCGGGGctccggtgagggagatcgaCCGGCGGCAGCGTGGTGGCCAGACATGGTAGAGAGAGAAGACGAGAGCTCTAAGAGTTTGGTTGTGGGGGAAAATGGAGACATCGTTGTCTCTTATAGGCAGTGAAAGGTGGTTGCAATGGAATTCGCTGATGAGGACACGGTAGTGGCGGCTTGAGATGGAAGAAAGCGACGCCGGCTTCGTCTTCCTATTGGTTGCCCATGGTGGTTCGGTTTGGTGACAAACAACGGATGACGTCGGCAGGGTGACTCACAACTGAGGTTGGGCAGCGgttagggctgtcaacgagctgagctcgagcgagcttcCATGTGTAGGCTCGAACTCGCTATAGACTcgagtcgagctcgagccgagtCTAGGTTTGCCACGAGCTTGAAGTTGAGCTCGAGCTCAACTCGTTCGAGCTTCGAGTTTTTCTCAAGCCTGTTTGGTGCGGTGGAATACTGGAACAATTCATCCCATTCAAAGAAAAAGCTGACATTGTGATGCATGATTAGATggctaaggccctgtttctttcagcttgaaattattataatctagattattgagtcagattactataagctagattgttataatctgtagtagaataagcggttagttgtttctttcctagattattgggtttgcaagtctaaagagagagtggggtggcatggtgggtaatttttcacccaataatctggaaaaaactcacctaaatgagcttatcagattataataagctgggctccagattataataagctacttcagtaagttgtctgtttctttcagcttactcccaataatctggattataataatcccaagctgaaagaaacagggcctaaaagTAATACTAGTGCTCCTATGTATACTAATGCAACTGTGCAAGCCGCACACTAGTACTCCTACTCTCTTGTTGGGAAATGGGACAACAAATGCATAGTGCTCCCTCCTGCCCTGGCACTGCCAGTACTTGTGCAGTTGTGCTACTCCAGTACTACTAGAGAATTTGACCGagtaagaaagagagagaaggggaggaaatGCCTAGGAGAAAGAACATGAGCCAGATGTTGAGGCTCGCCGAGTTATTCGAGCTCGTGTTGGTAGGCTCATGAGCTTAAagtcaagctcgagctcggtttGATTCTTagacgagccgagctcgaatcgagctcATAACAAATCAAGCTCGAGTAGCTCACGAGCCTCGAGCATTTTTGACAGCTCTAGCAGCGGTTgcttggcggcgacggcaagatGGTGATAGCAGTGCGTGTGCCACAGGCGCCCACAGGGAGTTTGGCAGCGGTACAAGGAGCCCGGCCGTGCCTACATGCCCGTCGCCATGAGCTCCCACTCATGGCAGACACCCTTCATGGCTAACATggggggcccacgtgggtgtcACTCGCcgcgtcagccaaaaccggccATTATACTGCTGGGGGACTAAAGTTGACACGGTATTGTGAGTTGAAGGATATACCTGGTATTTAGGTTTTGGGACAAATTTCTGACCCGACAATAAATTAAGGGATCTAAATTGAACTTACTCCCTCCTAGAAAGAGATAATGAGAATATATGGTGTGGACTGGACCGAGATTAGGGTTTGAGCAggcttaggccctctttgtttaggcttagaccctctttgtttaggcttataagttAACTTATAagccgaaaagtctaagcctaaacaaacgaGCAACCTTTTCATTTGGCTTTTTaaaagccataagccactctaatactattaagccaaaagctagattagagaagcttttttggcttatgtgaggtagatgtatggctccgccactaaacttaggacattaatcCACcgacttataaatcatataagccaataagctgacttaaaagtctaagcctaaacaaagagggccttataAGTCAACTTATAAGCCGAAAAGTCTaaacctaaacaaacaagcagctttttcatttggcttttttaaagccataagccactctaacactatgcaaaaagctaggttggagaagcttttttgacttatgtgaggtagatgtattACTCCACTACTAAACTTGGGACATTAAATCCatcggcttataaatcatataagccaataagctaacttaaaagtctaagccaataaaCCTAAACCTAAACAAAGAAGGCCTTAGTGCATGTGCTGGTGCCAACTTGCCAAATCTTAACAGGCCATCTAGGATGAATTTAGATGATTAAATGGGCttagtatatataaattttatcttACTAATGGGCCATCTAATGGTGAACAGGATGGTTAAATGGGTTTAGTATATGTGCTATGTCCTTTAGCACACTTGCCATATTGTAACGGGCTATCTGGTGGTGAATGGGAATGGAGCGCACTCCACTGGGCTCAACTGAGGATGATCTTAGCATGCTAAGCATTCCCAGGGTGAAAAATAACTCGTCAGGTTCTAGCTCTACTAGactcggggggaggggggcattGTCATCGCTAACCTCGTAGCCCGTAAGCCTTTGTGAGTTCACTAGGCATCCATGGAAAAATACTTGTTGGAGCTGCTATGGTTGTAAGTGATGCAAAACATGTGAAGTAAGTGCAAGTGCAAGATGTTGAATGCAGATCAGCAGTACCACGTAGAGCCATGTAGCAACAAGCTTACAATATTGTGAGTCTGCTATGGTAACTGACGCATAATGTTGTAGAATTTATTTTAGCAACGCTAGTTGATTTATAATGGAGTAGCTTTTGCACCGTAGCGAATAATATGAACATCAAATGGGTAGGAGGAGCTCCTCCTATGGCATTTGACTTTTTGTCTTTTGCAGTAGTGTGTTAAATACATCCCATTTGGAACATGTTCGTCTAGCCATCATGTCACTTCAGTGCTCCCTTCTAACAAATGAGCTAGGTTGATGCAAACCTAGCTAGATCAAATGATATATTAACACGTTGTCACCCTTTGCCAATAGTCGTATTATATGCTAAAGTCAATAATCATATCAGATGTTTAAATAGTTAATATTGTGGTTGGAGGATATCAAATTTATGATCATTGTAGTTGTTGGTTCATAATCATTCTCCTACCACTACCTATTGCATATCATGAATGAAGGCCAACCACCACTAACTGCAACAAGGTTAGTTGGAGGGAAATAAGAG
Proteins encoded in this window:
- the LOC127768299 gene encoding pre-mRNA-processing protein 40A isoform X2 yields the protein MASNMQPSGPLQQSRPPMMGSSVPPQNLGPPMPMQFRPVIHQQQPPQFMQPGQQFRPVGQAMPGANIGMPGQMPHFQQPTQHLPHSGQVPPASQAVPMAYQPARPMSSGPLQPPATFPGGHMPTMGGPIPPPSYTYQPSSVPPPIVQSWGTAPGQNVPLVQPGHQPMSSSATMPSINSSETSSSDWQEHTSADGKKYYYNKKTRQSSWEKPAELMTPLERADASTEWKEFTTQEGRKYYYNKVTKQSKWTIPDELKIARELAEKASNPRPDQETETTAGAPSGPTSNSVEPSSVPANQSSTTIMGAPSTLDAAANSVPPGAGPSHNMENTSSSSNTAMQNGGPSTVVTPVISTEIPSVASDAGISRANNEYPSLASTADTQNGASAEELEEAKKTMAVPGKINVTPVEDKTSEEEPVTYANKLEAKNAFKALLESSNVESDWTWDQAMRVIINDKRYGALKTLGERKQAFNEYLNQRKKLEAEERRIKQRKARDDFLAMLEESKELTSSTRWSKAITMFEDDERFSAVERPREREDLFESYLMELQKKERARAAEEHKRHIAEYRAFLESCEFIKTSTQWRKVQERLEDDERCSRLEKIDRLEIFQEYIRDLEKEEEEHKRIHKEQVRRQERKNRDEFRKMLEEHVAEGMLTAKTRWRDYCAQVKDSSVYLAVASNISGSMPKDLFEDVMEELEKQYQDDKARIKEAVKSGKIPMTTSWTLEDFETAVTEDDTLKGITNINMKLIFDDQVERLREKEVKEAKKRQRLGENFSDLLYSIKEISASSTWDDSKALFEDSQEYKALDSETYSRELFEECVVHLKERLKEKERLREEEKARKEKEREEKERRKEKEKKEKERKEKERDKEKEREKDKGKDRSRKDEMDIDAVDADSHGSKDKKREKDKEKKHKRRHHDTADDVSSERDEKDDSKKSRRHSSDRKKSRKHTHASDSDSENRHKRHKKDRDSSRRNGTRDDLEDGELGEDGEIH
- the LOC127768299 gene encoding pre-mRNA-processing protein 40A isoform X1: MASNMQPSGPLQQSRPPMMGSSVPPQNLGPPMPMQFRPVIHQQQPPQFMQPGQQFRPVGQAMPGANIGMPGQMPHFQQPTQHLPHSGQVPPASQAVPMAYQPARPMSSGPLQPPATFPGGHMPTMGGPIPPPSYTATLQYQPSSVPPPIVQSWGTAPGQNVPLVQPGHQPMSSSATMPSINSSETSSSDWQEHTSADGKKYYYNKKTRQSSWEKPAELMTPLERADASTEWKEFTTQEGRKYYYNKVTKQSKWTIPDELKIARELAEKASNPRPDQETETTAGAPSGPTSNSVEPSSVPANQSSTTIMGAPSTLDAAANSVPPGAGPSHNMENTSSSSNTAMQNGGPSTVVTPVISTEIPSVASDAGISRANNEYPSLASTADTQNGASAEELEEAKKTMAVPGKINVTPVEDKTSEEEPVTYANKLEAKNAFKALLESSNVESDWTWDQAMRVIINDKRYGALKTLGERKQAFNEYLNQRKKLEAEERRIKQRKARDDFLAMLEESKELTSSTRWSKAITMFEDDERFSAVERPREREDLFESYLMELQKKERARAAEEHKRHIAEYRAFLESCEFIKTSTQWRKVQERLEDDERCSRLEKIDRLEIFQEYIRDLEKEEEEHKRIHKEQVRRQERKNRDEFRKMLEEHVAEGMLTAKTRWRDYCAQVKDSSVYLAVASNISGSMPKDLFEDVMEELEKQYQDDKARIKEAVKSGKIPMTTSWTLEDFETAVTEDDTLKGITNINMKLIFDDQVERLREKEVKEAKKRQRLGENFSDLLYSIKEISASSTWDDSKALFEDSQEYKALDSETYSRELFEECVVHLKERLKEKERLREEEKARKEKEREEKERRKEKEKKEKERKEKERDKEKEREKDKGKDRSRKDEMDIDAVDADSHGSKDKKREKDKEKKHKRRHHDTADDVSSERDEKDDSKKSRRHSSDRKKSRKHTHASDSDSENRHKRHKKDRDSSRRNGTRDDLEDGELGEDGEIH